A part of Dermacentor variabilis isolate Ectoservices chromosome 10, ASM5094787v1, whole genome shotgun sequence genomic DNA contains:
- the mago gene encoding mago, exon junction complex subunit, which translates to MTSTDFYLRYYVGHKGKFGHEFLEFEFRPDGKLRYANNSNYKNDTMIRKEAYVHKCVMEELKRIIDDSEIMREDDGLWPHPDRIGRQELEIVMGDEHVSFTTSKIGSLVDVNQSKDPEGLRCFYYLVQDLKCLVFSLIGLHFKIKPI; encoded by the exons ATGACATCCACGGACTTTTACCTGCGTTATTACGTCGGTCACAAGGGCAAATTCGGCCACGAGTTCCTTGAGTTCGAGTTTCGGCCAGATG GCAAATTGCGGTACGCAAACAACTCCAACTACAAGAACGACACCATGATCCGGAAAGAG GCCTACGTTCACAAGTGTGTCATGGAAGAGCTGAAACGCATCATTGACGACTCTGAAATCATGCGTGAGGATGATGGGCTCTGGCCTCACCCAGATCGTATTGGACGGCAG GAGCTGGAGATTGTGATGGGCGATGagcacgtgtccttcacaacgtCCAAGATCGGCTCGCTGGTGGATGTCAACCAGAGCAAGGATCCCGAGGGCCTGCGCTGCTTTTACTACCTGGTGCAGGACCTCAAATGCCTCGTCTTCTCCCTCATTGGCCTGCATTTCAAGATCAAACCAATCTAA
- the EMC6 gene encoding ER membrane protein complex subunit 6, translating to MAEYSRKVRSKKEKSGETIAYSEAAMRHNGAVLEYCRTSLAALSGCTAGILGLTGLWGFLFYFATALALWLMLVLRTMNTWHRFLRSRTTFLTTGLFGGLFTYVLFWTFFYGIVHVY from the coding sequence ATGGCGGAATACAGCCGAAAGGTTCGCTCGAAGAAGGAAAAATCAGGCGAGACGATCGCGTACAGCGAAGCTGCCATGCGGCACAACGGCGCCGTGCTCGAGTACTGCCGCACATCGCTTGCCGCATTGTCGGGTTGCACGGCGGGCATTTTGGGTCTGACGGGCCTCTGGGGTTTCCTTTTCTACTTCGCCACCGCGCTGGCGCTGTGGCTCATGCTGGTGCTCCGCACAATGAACACCTGGCACCGTTTCCTGCGCAGCCGTACTACATTCCTCACGACAGGGCTGTTCGGTGGCCTCTTCACCTACGTTCTCTTCTGGACTTTCTTCTACGGCATCGTTCACGTCTACTAA